The following are encoded in a window of Campylobacter concisus ATCC 51562 genomic DNA:
- a CDS encoding OmpA family protein: MKKVVLASVAVATLLLSGCSSKNPEVDMNSNSNQSADNSGSMSDADRLAALIANIESQVKSVYFDFDKFNIKADQQGVVSSNASVFNQADAQALSIKVEGNCDEWGTDEYNYALGLKRAKSAKDALVRNGVSADRIAVVSFGESNPVCTDKTKACDAQNRRADFKVLP, from the coding sequence ATGAAAAAAGTAGTTCTAGCAAGTGTTGCAGTTGCAACTTTATTGTTGAGCGGTTGTAGCTCAAAAAACCCTGAAGTTGATATGAATTCAAATTCAAATCAATCTGCAGACAATTCAGGTAGCATGAGCGATGCTGATAGATTAGCAGCTCTTATTGCTAACATCGAGAGTCAAGTTAAAAGTGTATACTTTGACTTTGATAAATTTAATATAAAAGCTGATCAACAAGGTGTTGTTAGCTCAAATGCATCAGTATTCAATCAAGCTGACGCTCAAGCTCTTTCTATAAAAGTAGAAGGCAACTGCGATGAGTGGGGTACAGATGAGTATAACTATGCTCTTGGTTTAAAACGTGCTAAAAGTGCTAAAGATGCTCTTGTAAGAAATGGCGTTAGTGCTGATAGAATCGCTGTAGTTAGTTTTGGAGAAAGCAATCCAGTTTGTACAGACAAAACAAAAGCTTGCGATGCTCAAAATAGACGTGCAGATTTCAAAGTACTTCCATAA
- the tolB gene encoding Tol-Pal system protein TolB: MKKIFLFLCVALGLYAADATISVVNQGIALPKIALQDATTAVSDMGFKDKFFKIMLGDLKVSSDFEVIEDHVPSTYEGDATTNTMSDKGVELIFRYALEGSMGSPLTLRVKLINAKTATTRYEKVYTMPDGAKYPFLAHKSIVELTNELNLPPVGWMEKFIILSKYTSARQSSIIVADYTLTYQKTIVSGGLNIFPKWAGADQIKFYYTSYVNNKPTLFRYDLNSGTKTKIIDSIGMLIASDVSKDGSKILLTMAPKDQPDIFIYNTNSKNLTQITNYPGIDVNGNFVDNDSKIVFVSDRLGYPNVFATPAISGGSVEQMVFHGKNNNSVSTFENYVVYSSREASGSFNIYLISTQTDFIRQLTANGKNNYPRFSSDGQSVVFIKELGGQSSLGVVRLNENRSFQFPLKVGKIQSIDW, encoded by the coding sequence ATGAAGAAAATTTTTCTTTTTTTATGTGTTGCTCTAGGGCTTTATGCTGCTGATGCGACCATATCTGTTGTAAATCAAGGTATTGCCTTGCCAAAGATAGCTTTGCAAGATGCAACAACTGCTGTTAGTGATATGGGTTTTAAAGATAAATTCTTTAAAATCATGCTAGGAGATCTAAAGGTTAGTTCCGATTTTGAAGTAATCGAAGATCATGTGCCTTCTACCTATGAAGGGGATGCGACTACTAATACAATGAGTGATAAAGGCGTCGAACTTATCTTTAGATATGCTCTTGAAGGCTCTATGGGCTCACCTCTTACTTTAAGAGTAAAACTGATAAATGCTAAGACAGCAACTACAAGATATGAGAAGGTTTATACTATGCCAGACGGCGCAAAGTATCCGTTTTTAGCGCATAAAAGTATAGTTGAGCTTACTAATGAACTAAATTTACCACCAGTTGGCTGGATGGAAAAATTTATTATTCTTTCAAAATATACTTCAGCTCGCCAAAGCTCTATTATAGTTGCAGATTATACACTTACATATCAAAAGACTATAGTAAGTGGCGGTCTAAACATTTTCCCAAAATGGGCTGGAGCTGATCAAATTAAATTTTACTATACATCTTATGTAAACAATAAGCCAACTTTATTTAGGTATGATCTAAATTCTGGTACAAAAACAAAGATAATTGATAGCATTGGCATGCTTATAGCCTCAGATGTTAGTAAAGATGGAAGTAAAATTTTATTAACTATGGCACCAAAAGATCAACCAGATATATTTATCTATAATACAAATAGCAAAAATTTGACGCAGATTACTAATTATCCAGGCATAGATGTAAATGGAAATTTTGTAGATAATGATAGTAAGATAGTTTTTGTATCAGATAGGCTTGGTTATCCTAATGTTTTTGCAACTCCTGCGATTTCTGGCGGAAGCGTTGAACAAATGGTATTTCATGGTAAGAATAATAACTCTGTAAGCACATTTGAAAATTATGTTGTTTATTCAAGCAGGGAAGCAAGCGGTAGTTTTAATATATATCTAATTTCAACTCAAACGGATTTTATACGACAGCTTACAGCAAATGGCAAAAATAACTATCCAAGATTCTCAAGCGATGGGCAAAGTGTTGTTTTTATAAAAGAGCTTGGCGGTCAAAGTTCACTAGGTGTTGTTAGGCTAAATGAAAACAGAAGTTTTCAGTTTCCTTTAAAAGTAGGAAAAATTCAATCTATAGATTGGTAA
- a CDS encoding TonB C-terminal domain-containing protein, whose product MSNKVKFPTLSSFLVAFCIYVTIILILFIKLTFFVEPPKKYTDDKDAIMDVVMVDREIDQTIKAPKQADEVVKETKPEPKKESEEDKQETTNKPVVPDEPLPTPSLPTPPKEEPKPEPKKPEPKPEILKPSEEPKEDIKPEPKPEPKPAPKPVEKPKPKEPNIKDLFSDIDPTKLKKDDGIKKTENKVQSRKKSEASSSKAAKEASDIIKSLKIDQNPTAPKSQSTGTYDPLMGAITKQIQRRWQSYKADSANLAKVKVMIDQSGNFSYEILELSYNEEFNAKVRECLEKLTTEKFPFNPDKSTTFNLNLEDKIN is encoded by the coding sequence ATGTCAAATAAAGTTAAATTTCCAACGCTTAGTTCGTTTCTTGTAGCGTTTTGTATTTACGTTACAATTATACTTATTTTATTTATAAAGCTTACATTTTTTGTAGAACCTCCTAAGAAATATACCGATGATAAAGATGCTATTATGGATGTGGTTATGGTTGATAGGGAGATTGATCAAACCATTAAAGCTCCAAAACAAGCAGATGAAGTAGTTAAAGAGACAAAGCCTGAACCTAAAAAGGAGTCAGAGGAAGATAAGCAAGAGACTACAAATAAGCCTGTTGTACCAGATGAACCATTGCCAACTCCAAGCTTACCAACTCCTCCAAAAGAGGAACCAAAACCTGAACCTAAAAAACCAGAACCAAAACCAGAAATTTTAAAACCAAGTGAAGAACCCAAAGAAGATATTAAGCCAGAGCCAAAACCTGAGCCTAAGCCTGCACCAAAGCCAGTTGAAAAGCCAAAACCAAAAGAGCCAAATATAAAAGATCTCTTTAGTGATATAGATCCTACGAAACTTAAAAAAGACGATGGTATAAAAAAGACCGAAAATAAAGTTCAAAGCCGTAAAAAAAGCGAAGCTTCTAGTTCAAAAGCCGCAAAAGAAGCTAGTGATATAATAAAGAGTTTAAAGATAGATCAAAATCCAACTGCTCCAAAATCACAATCTACCGGTACTTACGATCCACTAATGGGTGCGATAACAAAACAAATTCAAAGAAGATGGCAAAGCTATAAGGCCGATTCTGCAAATTTGGCTAAAGTTAAAGTTATGATAGATCAGAGCGGAAATTTTAGCTATGAAATTTTAGAGCTATCATATAATGAAGAATTTAACGCAAAAGTAAGAGAGTGCTTAGAAAAACTTACAACGGAGAAATTTCCATTCAATCCAGACAAAAGCACTACTTTTAATTTAAATTTAGAAGATAAAATAAACTAA
- a CDS encoding biopolymer transporter ExbD, whose product MAVKFTDETPELNITPLVDIMLVLLAILMVTMPTITYQEDITLPDGSKAKTSTSKQKDLIVSINSQGQVRVDQSTMSLAEFPDNIALMSTKYDKTSPIYIKADKNLKYDDVMFVLKTLKGAGFNKVALETNG is encoded by the coding sequence ATGGCCGTTAAATTTACCGATGAGACACCAGAGCTAAATATAACTCCTCTTGTTGATATTATGCTTGTTTTACTAGCCATTTTAATGGTTACTATGCCAACCATAACATATCAAGAGGATATTACTCTTCCGGATGGTTCAAAGGCGAAAACTTCAACATCTAAGCAAAAAGACCTTATAGTATCTATAAATTCGCAAGGACAAGTTAGAGTTGATCAGAGTACTATGAGCCTTGCTGAGTTTCCTGATAATATCGCATTAATGAGTACAAAATACGATAAAACCTCGCCTATCTATATAAAAGCTGATAAAAATTTAAAATACGATGATGTTATGTTTGTATTAAAGACTTTAAAAGGTGCTGGTTTTAACAAAGTGGCTTTAGAGACAAACGGCTAA
- a CDS encoding MotA/TolQ/ExbB proton channel family protein, producing MGGIDLFLNYIQRSSFITIIVLTWLSIYFIVSFTILFSRMAGIGAWQKREQNALEALLMGAKNIPNDSSLRKCANGRISREKLNVCISIAEKNATSGLTWLSVIASTSPFIGLFGTVVSILETFSQLGNGGGSSLGIIAPAISEALVATGCGIFVAIPAYTFNLLIKRKAYELMSVIERQADVMIALKKDDEIL from the coding sequence GTGGGCGGTATAGATTTATTTTTAAATTACATTCAAAGAAGTAGTTTTATTACAATTATTGTTTTAACTTGGCTGTCAATATATTTTATAGTTAGTTTCACAATTCTTTTTTCAAGAATGGCTGGTATTGGAGCTTGGCAAAAACGTGAGCAAAATGCACTTGAAGCATTGCTTATGGGTGCTAAAAATATTCCAAATGATTCGTCTTTGAGAAAATGTGCAAATGGAAGAATTTCAAGAGAAAAACTAAATGTATGTATAAGTATAGCCGAGAAAAATGCTACAAGTGGGCTAACGTGGCTAAGTGTAATAGCATCTACTTCGCCTTTTATTGGTCTTTTTGGAACCGTTGTTTCTATTTTAGAGACATTTTCACAGCTTGGAAATGGTGGAGGTTCATCACTTGGTATTATCGCTCCAGCTATTTCAGAGGCACTTGTTGCAACTGGTTGCGGAATTTTTGTTGCCATCCCAGCATATACATTTAACTTACTCATAAAAAGAAAAGCTTATGAATTAATGAGCGTTATCGAGCGTCAGGCTGATGTAATGATAGCACTTAAAAAAGATGATGAGATACTATAA